AAGTTTGGTACAACAAGAAAACTATTTTTGATTCTATATTCATAGAGTATGTCAAAATGTGGTTGGTTTGGTTAATTTGGCAACAGCCTCCCacttccttttttattttatttaatgaaatatgaattttatttttctctaccaATAAATTGTTAGAACTAATGGCTCTGGTTGGTTGAAAAGGACATTTTCAAAATTCCAATTTATATTGATCTGGCTTTTCTCAAGTGGGAGATTTACCTTAGAGTGTAAAGTGAGGAGttataactatttttttgaaaatcaatggAGTATAGTTTAACAATACCATAGTTGCGAGTATGCAAGTGCGCCTATGTTTTTACAATTTCAACTTATTACACTTCACCCTCTAAAGTGCATCTCTCATAGGTCATCTTAATATATTGTCTGAATTAATTTATGTATCTATTTTTTCCTCAAACATTCCTACATTTTTGTTGTTGGAACGGtaaaattgaaacaagaaactaAGAGTTTCCACTTGTTTATTCGGAAGTATATTGATTGAAATATCTAGAGTAACATACGGATGCACACAcgatttttttatgttatatcaCTCTCACTCCAAGATTTGTTTCTTTTCTGTGGTTCTATTATGTCTTATAATTTGTTTCACAGCTGCAGATGAGAGTCTATCGATTGCCAACTCAAGCAATGACTGCCAAATTCAAAATCCAAAAATCCCACCATCTGAAAGTTTTGAAGTTGGAAATACAGTTGGGTCGCAAGGTCAATTTTCAGTCTCTACTGTGGATTCATTAACAAGCTCAATTGCAGATTCGAAGACTGAAGGATCGAGTATTGTGCATGGTGATGGTTTTTCTGGTTTGTCAAGTGACTCAAGTCTCAGCAAAGCTGAAGCTGTGCCCGAAGTATTGTCAGAAAAAAATATCTATGCTGTTGAAAATGTGACAGATTCTAGTTTGATATGTGATGAAAAGGAGTCTAATTTGAAACGAAGCAATGAGGTAAAATCAGAAAGAGACATGGTTGAAATTGTGGAGTCAACCGATAGCATTGTAAATGATGGAGCTGTTAATCCAATGGAAAATAAGGGATCCGAGTTTGTTTCTTTGCTGCCCCAAAATGAACTTCCTCAAGAAATAAACTCGTCTATAATCACAAACGATACTCAGTTAGAATCTGCACATGCAATACAGTCTACTACTTGCAGTGATGTCAAGGTTTCACAGGAAAAGGAAGACATGAATGTTAATATTGATCCACTTCCTGTGCATGATGATAAACTTGATGTAGCCTATTCTCAGAGTGAGTCATTGAAACCCGAGGAAGATGTTACCAATGGAAATGATTTTCATTTCAACACAAGCCAACTGAGTGAAAGGAGTCATGTCATTTCTTCAGATGTGCGAATTTTGGATGGTAAAATGAAGGCGGATTCTGAAGATTGCTCTGAAGTTTCGTTGGTTGAGCTCACAACCGAAACTTATCAAAGATCGCATGAAATTGGAGTGTCTATGAAACCTGAGGTGAATGAGAATCATTTTTCTGAAGAGGATGGGCCTGGTGACATTGATGAAAATTCTCAACCCGAAAGTAGTTTAATGGTTTCGCCAAATGAATATCAGAGGGAGACATCCTTTCAGTCTGCGACTGACGACACATTCAACATAATCAATAATGACACAGCTGAAATAAATGATGTATCAGTAGATGGAAATATTGTAGGAGCTAATGTGGAAAATGACACTGAAGTTATAGTGAAAGATCTCCAACCTAGTGACCTCTTGCAACCAGAAGTTGAGCAATCAAGTGACTTATTTAGGAATAATAGCGATGATGCTGGTGAAACTGGTAAAATTGAAGGTGAAATCAATAGCAATATCAAATTGTCTGAAGAACATAACAAATCCACTGGTATTGCTGCTGACTCGCATGAAGAACAAGATGCACAACTATCAGTGACTGCTGCGGAAGACTCGCATGAAGAACAAGATGCACAACTATCGGTGAATGCTGTGGGAGACTTGCATGAAGAACAAGATGCACAACTATCAGTGAATGCTGCGGAAGACTCACATGAAGAACAAGATGCACAACTATCAGTGAATGCTGCGGAAAACTTTTCCAGCAAGCATACACCACATTCTTCGACAAATACCGTTTCTTCTGTGCAACTCGATTCTGCTGTTGAAGATGATACTACTGGAGAGCCTGTTCAAGATCAAAGCAATAATAACTTGGTTAAACTTGGTTCATCTGGAATTGATACTTCTGCTGACTCACTTGAAGCGCGAGATGCACAACTATTAGTGAAGGCTATAGAAGACCTTGCGAGCAAGTATACATCAAATTCTTTTATAAATGCTGAGACTTCTGCCGTTGAAGATAATTCAGATGAAGTGACTAGAGTTACTGCTGTGCCACTGCCTGTTCAAGATCAAGGAGTTAATAATTTGACTAAACTAACTTCACCTGGAACCGAGGCTTCGGTTGACTCTGGTAGCCGGCGCGACAGTTTGGATGGTAACTGGGGCTCTAGTTCAGGTACGTACACCTTTGTTGTTCCCTtgcattatttatataaatcactaaagaaaaaataatttaatgattttttccacGATCCTTTAAACAGTTATCTCGATGATATCTGATGCACCAACTGTTCTTGATGGAGAAACCTTACCATCAACCGGTCCGCAGGCATTGACAGAAGCAAGCAAATCAGATGTGAACATCCCACAGGCTGCACCTGCTGATAGACAGCTATCTGGAAAATCAGAAATGTTTGAGCTGCCATCTTTCACGACATTGGTTGAGCCAAGCCATGTGGCGGACGGTGCCGCAGCGGCTTCTGAAATCCAGAACCCACAACAGTCAAATTCCACCTCACAAGCTGCTTGGTTTCCAACTCTAAATCAGGTTATCAATGAGCCTCAAGgcagaaagaagaacgaagaaaCAATCAGCAAGATAACAAAACGAAGCAGCAGTAAAGAACACACACCTTTGAAGAGTCTCTTGGGTGAGGCCACTCATAGCAGCAGCAAGCCAAAATCaccaaaaatagaagaaaataataaaggtTCTGGATTGACAACTGTTAACTCTATTCTTGGTCCTGAGTCCCCTTCGGCAGCTCAAACGGAGAAAGAAAAGGCTGCAAATGAATGGAACTCTCCAGCAAGATATCCTGCAAACatcaagagagaaaaaaagaaattgaagagCAGACCATTTTGGATACAGTTGGTTTGTTGCTCAACAGTGGATCCTCAGCGACGGTAGAAGAAGAATAGAAGATTGATAGTTGCTCTATGTTCTCTCATTCATG
This portion of the Trifolium pratense cultivar HEN17-A07 linkage group LG3, ARS_RC_1.1, whole genome shotgun sequence genome encodes:
- the LOC123914238 gene encoding uncharacterized protein LOC123914238 isoform X1; this encodes MHNQDQTISHAPGHENHGVYVCNKCGWPFPNPHPSAKHRRSHKKICGTIHGYKHQQTTPGLVVSGSNNENHGIEGKLIRSESEVYSDAATDFSDNGLSPGVKPILQQGDNLDSGIDLERVNNTKEHTLLGSSEDNDFNAADESLSIANSSNDCQIQNPKIPPSESFEVGNTVGSQGQFSVSTVDSLTSSIADSKTEGSSIVHGDGFSGLSSDSSLSKAEAVPEVLSEKNIYAVENVTDSSLICDEKESNLKRSNEVKSERDMVEIVESTDSIVNDGAVNPMENKGSEFVSLLPQNELPQEINSSIITNDTQLESAHAIQSTTCSDVKVSQEKEDMNVNIDPLPVHDDKLDVAYSQSESLKPEEDVTNGNDFHFNTSQLSERSHVISSDVRILDGKMKADSEDCSEVSLVELTTETYQRSHEIGVSMKPEVNENHFSEEDGPGDIDENSQPESSLMVSPNEYQRETSFQSATDDTFNIINNDTAEINDVSVDGNIVGANVENDTEVIVKDLQPSDLLQPEVEQSSDLFRNNSDDAGETGKIEGEINSNIKLSEEHNKSTGIAADSHEEQDAQLSVTAAEDSHEEQDAQLSVNAVGDLHEEQDAQLSVNAAEDSHEEQDAQLSVNAAENFSSKHTPHSSTNTVSSVQLDSAVEDDTTGEPVQDQSNNNLVKLGSSGIDTSADSLEARDAQLLVKAIEDLASKYTSNSFINAETSAVEDNSDEVTRVTAVPLPVQDQGVNNLTKLTSPGTEASVDSGSRRDSLDGNWGSSSVISMISDAPTVLDGETLPSTGPQALTEASKSDVNIPQAAPADRQLSGKSEMFELPSFTTLVEPSHVADGAAAASEIQNPQQSNSTSQAAWFPTLNQVINEPQGRKKNEETISKITKRSSSKEHTPLKSLLGEATHSSSKPKSPKIEENNKGSGLTTVNSILGPESPSAAQTEKEKAANEWNSPARYPANIKREKKKLKSRPFWIQLVCCSTVDPQRR
- the LOC123914238 gene encoding uncharacterized protein LOC123914238 isoform X2, translated to MHNQDQTISHAPGHENHGVYVCNKCGWPFPNPHPSAKHRRSHKKICGTIHGYKHQQTTPGLVVSGSNNENHGIEGKLIRSESEVYSDAATDFSDNGLSPGVKPILQQGDNLDSGIDLERVNNTKEHTLLGSSEDNDFNDESLSIANSSNDCQIQNPKIPPSESFEVGNTVGSQGQFSVSTVDSLTSSIADSKTEGSSIVHGDGFSGLSSDSSLSKAEAVPEVLSEKNIYAVENVTDSSLICDEKESNLKRSNEVKSERDMVEIVESTDSIVNDGAVNPMENKGSEFVSLLPQNELPQEINSSIITNDTQLESAHAIQSTTCSDVKVSQEKEDMNVNIDPLPVHDDKLDVAYSQSESLKPEEDVTNGNDFHFNTSQLSERSHVISSDVRILDGKMKADSEDCSEVSLVELTTETYQRSHEIGVSMKPEVNENHFSEEDGPGDIDENSQPESSLMVSPNEYQRETSFQSATDDTFNIINNDTAEINDVSVDGNIVGANVENDTEVIVKDLQPSDLLQPEVEQSSDLFRNNSDDAGETGKIEGEINSNIKLSEEHNKSTGIAADSHEEQDAQLSVTAAEDSHEEQDAQLSVNAVGDLHEEQDAQLSVNAAEDSHEEQDAQLSVNAAENFSSKHTPHSSTNTVSSVQLDSAVEDDTTGEPVQDQSNNNLVKLGSSGIDTSADSLEARDAQLLVKAIEDLASKYTSNSFINAETSAVEDNSDEVTRVTAVPLPVQDQGVNNLTKLTSPGTEASVDSGSRRDSLDGNWGSSSVISMISDAPTVLDGETLPSTGPQALTEASKSDVNIPQAAPADRQLSGKSEMFELPSFTTLVEPSHVADGAAAASEIQNPQQSNSTSQAAWFPTLNQVINEPQGRKKNEETISKITKRSSSKEHTPLKSLLGEATHSSSKPKSPKIEENNKGSGLTTVNSILGPESPSAAQTEKEKAANEWNSPARYPANIKREKKKLKSRPFWIQLVCCSTVDPQRR